One window of Candidatus Leptovillus gracilis genomic DNA carries:
- a CDS encoding Zn-ribbon domain-containing OB-fold protein translates to MSDRPFTESSFQAYLREGKLMGSRSAVTGKVYVPPRPMDPETFSQAMEWVELSGEGTLAAFTAVFIGPTSMVQAGYDRNKPYMSGVVQLAEGPMISAQILGLDAVHPDVNIIGTPLTVQFIQRGEGDGQRAVLAFQAG, encoded by the coding sequence ATGAGCGATAGGCCATTTACAGAGAGTTCTTTTCAGGCGTATTTGCGTGAGGGCAAGTTGATGGGTTCGCGTAGCGCGGTGACGGGCAAGGTGTATGTGCCGCCGCGGCCGATGGACCCGGAGACGTTTAGCCAGGCGATGGAATGGGTGGAGTTGTCGGGCGAGGGGACGCTGGCGGCGTTTACGGCCGTTTTCATCGGCCCCACCAGCATGGTGCAGGCGGGCTACGACCGCAATAAGCCCTACATGTCCGGCGTGGTGCAACTGGCCGAAGGGCCGATGATCAGCGCCCAAATTTTGGGACTGGACGCCGTCCATCCCGACGTGAACATTATTGGCACGCCGCTCACCGTGCAGTTCATCCAGCGCGGCGAAGGCGACGGGCAGCGGGCAGTGCTGGCCTTCCAGGCCGGCTAA
- a CDS encoding ABC transporter ATP-binding protein produces the protein MANDIILETRNLRREFGALVAVADVSMQVKTGSFHSVIGPNGAGKTTFFNLLSGNLKPTAGQVFFKGEDITRLPVHQTIHKGIGRSFQITNIFPNLTVLENIRLACQSLGHDNFKLFRSHRAFQQYEERAWEVLGQVGLSERALTPARTLPHGDQRKLELGMILAPDPEMLLLDEPTAGMASEQVPGLMALIRDIQAAGRKTIMLVEHNMNVVMNVSDTITVMHYGEVLAEGSPADISANETVQKAYLGALYQ, from the coding sequence ATGGCTAACGACATCATTCTGGAAACGCGCAACCTGCGCCGCGAATTTGGCGCGTTGGTGGCCGTGGCCGACGTGAGTATGCAGGTGAAAACAGGTTCGTTTCATTCGGTGATTGGGCCGAATGGGGCGGGCAAAACGACGTTTTTTAACCTGCTCAGCGGCAACCTGAAGCCGACGGCCGGTCAGGTTTTTTTCAAAGGCGAAGACATTACCCGGCTGCCGGTGCATCAGACTATTCATAAGGGAATCGGCCGTTCGTTCCAGATCACCAACATCTTTCCTAACCTGACAGTGCTGGAAAATATTCGTCTGGCCTGCCAATCGTTGGGTCACGATAATTTCAAGCTGTTCCGTTCGCACCGCGCCTTTCAGCAGTATGAAGAGCGCGCCTGGGAAGTGCTGGGGCAGGTTGGCCTGAGCGAACGCGCCCTGACGCCGGCGCGCACCCTACCCCATGGCGACCAGCGGAAGCTGGAACTGGGCATGATTCTGGCTCCAGACCCGGAAATGCTGCTGTTGGACGAACCAACGGCTGGCATGGCCTCCGAGCAAGTGCCGGGACTGATGGCCCTGATCCGCGACATTCAGGCGGCCGGCCGTAAAACCATCATGCTCGTCGAACACAATATGAACGTCGTCATGAACGTCTCCGACACCATTACTGTGATGCACTACGGCGAAGTCCTGGCCGAAGGCTCCCCGGCCGATATTTCGGCCAACGAGACGGTGCAGAAGGCGTATTTGGGCGCGCTTTATCAGTAA
- a CDS encoding type II toxin-antitoxin system Phd/YefM family antitoxin has translation MITISVDKVKHDFLSYLLRVEQGETLVILRDDKPIAEIKPVSTSASQLRPYGLCAGEFTVPDDFDDPLSSLSC, from the coding sequence ATGATTACGATAAGCGTTGATAAAGTTAAGCATGATTTTCTCAGCTATCTGCTGCGCGTCGAACAGGGCGAAACCCTGGTCATTTTGCGCGACGATAAACCGATTGCCGAAATCAAACCGGTCTCAACTTCAGCTTCACAGCTACGTCCCTATGGCCTTTGCGCCGGCGAATTCACCGTGCCCGACGACTTTGATGACCCACTGAGCAGTCTGTCATGCTGA
- a CDS encoding ABC transporter substrate-binding protein, with protein MEQILNSGAEAFLVTWAGGFVPMMQAASELGVIDEMAMASGFVDNVVMPVFFANAIGNTSGILYHYTAPDNDVNDWLVEQTKARFGVPPDLFDADAMNAAILLVEAVKATNGDASAPALIGAMEGMEFSGPKGSIYIRPEDHVAIQDMYIVTLTNVDDPEFKFFDLVETNRPNVPCLLPEALQDRCGSLPIGALGDISETEAPAEVEEVGTAVCTEPVKIGLITDTSGALAIYGAHIMRSFPLGLEYASGTAAEVVSANQWNFQLDDCPIEVYVRDDQSNPENTATVARELIEVEGVDILVGTVSSGATATLQELARENQIPLIVAPAAANDITGVAFNEYTFRTSRNNYQDAVNICEYLVDQYSTFVQIAPDYSFGYGGAAAFRDACTLFGGEFVADDIFAPADTTEFTPYMEQILNSGAEAFLVTWAGGGFVPMMQAASELGVIDEMAMASGFVDNVVMPVFFANAIGNTSGILYHYTAPDNEINDWLVAKTTELYSVPPDLFDADAMNAALLIANVLRATGGDVRADVLIAAMEGLEFAGPKGLIYIRPEDHVAIQDMYIVTLTNVDDPEFRFFDLVETNRPDVPCLLPEALQDRCGDLPIGSLSGE; from the coding sequence ATGGAACAAATCCTCAACTCCGGCGCTGAAGCCTTCCTGGTCACCTGGGCCGGCGGCTTTGTGCCGATGATGCAGGCCGCTTCCGAACTGGGTGTGATAGATGAAATGGCGATGGCTTCCGGCTTCGTAGACAACGTGGTCATGCCCGTCTTCTTCGCCAACGCCATCGGCAATACCAGCGGCATCCTGTATCATTACACCGCGCCCGACAATGACGTGAACGATTGGCTGGTGGAACAGACCAAAGCCCGCTTTGGCGTGCCGCCGGACCTGTTCGACGCCGACGCCATGAACGCAGCCATCTTGTTGGTAGAAGCAGTGAAGGCCACCAACGGCGACGCCAGCGCCCCGGCCCTGATTGGGGCGATGGAGGGCATGGAATTTTCCGGGCCAAAAGGTTCGATTTATATCCGCCCCGAAGACCACGTTGCCATTCAGGACATGTACATTGTCACCCTGACCAATGTAGATGATCCAGAATTCAAGTTCTTTGACCTGGTAGAGACCAACCGGCCCAATGTGCCCTGCCTGCTGCCAGAAGCGCTGCAAGACCGCTGCGGCAGTTTGCCGATTGGCGCGTTAGGCGATATATCCGAGACGGAAGCGCCGGCCGAGGTGGAAGAGGTGGGTACGGCCGTTTGTACCGAACCGGTCAAAATCGGCCTCATCACCGACACTTCCGGCGCACTGGCTATTTACGGCGCGCACATTATGCGCAGCTTCCCGCTGGGCCTGGAATACGCCAGCGGCACAGCGGCCGAAGTTGTCTCAGCCAACCAATGGAACTTCCAACTGGACGACTGCCCCATCGAAGTGTATGTGCGCGATGACCAGAGCAATCCTGAAAACACCGCCACCGTCGCCCGTGAACTCATCGAGGTCGAAGGCGTAGACATCCTGGTGGGCACGGTTAGCTCCGGCGCGACGGCCACCTTGCAAGAACTGGCCCGCGAAAACCAGATTCCCTTAATCGTTGCCCCGGCTGCCGCCAACGACATCACCGGCGTCGCCTTCAACGAATACACCTTCCGCACCAGCCGCAACAACTACCAGGACGCCGTCAACATCTGCGAATATCTGGTAGACCAATACAGCACCTTCGTGCAGATCGCCCCCGACTACTCCTTCGGCTACGGCGGCGCGGCGGCCTTCCGCGACGCCTGCACCCTGTTTGGCGGTGAATTTGTCGCCGACGACATCTTTGCCCCGGCCGACACCACCGAGTTCACCCCCTACATGGAGCAAATCCTCAACTCCGGCGCTGAAGCCTTCCTGGTCACCTGGGCCGGCGGCGGCTTTGTGCCGATGATGCAGGCCGCTTCCGAACTGGGTGTGATAGATGAAATGGCAATGGCTTCCGGCTTCGTAGACAACGTGGTCATGCCCGTCTTCTTCGCCAACGCCATCGGCAATACCAGCGGCATCCTGTATCATTACACCGCGCCCGACAACGAAATCAACGACTGGTTGGTCGCCAAAACCACGGAACTTTACAGCGTACCGCCGGATCTGTTTGACGCCGACGCCATGAACGCGGCGCTGCTCATCGCCAACGTTCTGCGCGCCACTGGCGGCGATGTCCGCGCTGACGTCCTCATCGCAGCGATGGAAGGGTTGGAGTTTGCCGGGCCAAAGGGCCTGATCTATATCCGCCCGGAAGACCACGTGGCTATCCAGGACATGTACATCGTTACCCTGACCAACGTGGACGACCCGGAATTCCGCTTCTTTGACCTGGTGGAAACCAATCGTCCCGACGTGCCCTGCCTGCTGCCGGAAGCACTGCAAGATCGCTGCGGCGACCTGCCCATCGGCAGCCTGAGCGGCGAGTAA
- a CDS encoding enoyl-CoA hydratase/isomerase family protein, whose protein sequence is MNDLVLRETTGPVAILTLNRTQRHNSLVPVFLEELLDEITAVAHTPSARALIIQANGRSFSTGGDALGFVEHEHMIADYTLDVIGLLNRAILALLDLPIPVITAVQGIVTGGSIGLVLAADVVLVTPEASFTPYYSVVGPSPDGGWTALLPQMIGRQRASEVLFANATIDAATAVTWGLANRLVPADQLRATALAIALDIAAKKQGSIRRTKHLLNCDRDDIARRLEAERQQFVQEVVYGEAMEGFRAFVEELRRKRNVVSES, encoded by the coding sequence ATGAACGATTTAGTTTTACGCGAGACAACCGGCCCGGTGGCGATTCTGACGTTGAATCGGACGCAGCGGCATAACAGCCTGGTTCCTGTTTTTTTGGAGGAACTGCTGGATGAGATCACGGCCGTTGCCCACACCCCCTCTGCCCGCGCCCTCATCATCCAGGCCAACGGCCGTTCCTTCTCCACCGGCGGCGATGCGTTGGGCTTTGTGGAACACGAACACATGATCGCCGATTACACCCTGGACGTTATTGGCTTGCTTAATCGCGCGATTCTGGCGCTGTTAGATTTGCCGATACCGGTGATTACGGCCGTGCAAGGCATTGTCACCGGCGGTTCCATCGGGCTGGTATTGGCCGCCGACGTGGTGCTGGTGACGCCGGAAGCCAGCTTCACCCCTTATTACAGCGTTGTTGGCCCCAGCCCGGATGGTGGCTGGACAGCGCTGCTGCCGCAGATGATTGGACGGCAGCGGGCGTCTGAAGTGCTGTTTGCCAATGCCACGATTGATGCGGCAACGGCCGTAACCTGGGGCCTTGCCAATCGCCTGGTTCCCGCCGACCAACTGCGCGCAACTGCGTTAGCCATCGCCCTGGACATCGCCGCCAAAAAGCAAGGCAGCATCCGCCGCACCAAACACCTGCTCAACTGCGACCGCGACGACATCGCCCGCCGCCTGGAAGCCGAGCGCCAGCAGTTCGTGCAAGAAGTTGTCTACGGCGAGGCGATGGAAGGCTTCCGCGCGTTTGTGGAAGAGCTGCGGCGGAAGCGCAACGTAGTTAGCGAGAGCTAG
- a CDS encoding ABC transporter substrate-binding protein, which translates to MLKRRNLLFTLLSLLIVLMLALAACGGGETTETAPEATEAPAGEVVEEPTAAPVEEPSEEVAEEPAEEMAGLTCAEPVKVGLITDQTGSLAIYGAHVMRGFPLGMEYATGSEATDNGAYTSYTLDGCEFQVFIRDDQSTPDITATVARELIEVEGVDILVGTVSSGATATLQELARENQIPLIVAPAAANDITGVAFNEYTFRTSRNNYQDAVNICEYLVDQYSTFVQIAPDYSFGYGGAAAFRDACTLFGGEFVADDIFTPADTTEFTPTWNKSSTPALKPSWSPGPAALCR; encoded by the coding sequence ATGTTAAAACGTCGTAATTTGCTGTTTACCCTGTTATCCCTGTTAATCGTGTTGATGTTGGCCCTGGCCGCTTGCGGCGGTGGTGAGACGACCGAAACAGCCCCCGAAGCCACTGAAGCTCCGGCCGGAGAAGTCGTTGAAGAACCGACGGCTGCCCCCGTCGAAGAACCGTCGGAAGAAGTCGCCGAAGAGCCGGCCGAGGAAATGGCTGGCCTGACTTGCGCCGAACCGGTCAAAGTTGGCCTTATCACCGATCAGACTGGCTCGCTCGCTATCTACGGCGCGCATGTCATGCGCGGCTTCCCGCTGGGCATGGAATACGCCACCGGCAGCGAAGCGACCGACAACGGCGCGTACACCAGCTACACGCTGGACGGCTGCGAATTCCAGGTCTTCATTCGTGACGACCAGAGTACGCCAGACATCACGGCCACCGTCGCTCGCGAACTCATCGAGGTCGAAGGCGTAGACATCCTGGTCGGCACGGTTAGCTCCGGCGCGACCGCCACCCTGCAAGAGCTGGCCCGCGAAAACCAGATTCCGTTGATCGTAGCCCCGGCTGCCGCCAACGACATCACCGGCGTGGCTTTCAACGAATACACCTTCCGCACCAGCCGCAACAATTACCAGGACGCCGTCAACATCTGCGAATATCTGGTAGACCAATACAGCACCTTCGTGCAGATCGCCCCCGACTACTCCTTCGGCTACGGCGGCGCGGCGGCCTTCCGCGACGCCTGCACCCTGTTCGGCGGTGAATTCGTCGCCGACGACATCTTCACCCCTGCCGACACCACCGAGTTCACCCCTACATGGAACAAATCCTCAACTCCGGCGCTGAAGCCTTCCTGGTCACCTGGGCCGGCGGCTTTGTGCCGATGA
- a CDS encoding alpha/beta fold hydrolase: MPTLTANDINIYYEIHGSGKPLVLISGLGYNQWQWHKMVPGLAEHFQVITFDNRGVGQTDAPAGPYSAAMLAADTIGLLRELGLPKAHVMGHSMGGFIAQEMALSYPEMVDKLILASTNFGGPRHQPITQEAMAVLMDVTSDPVTRFKNGLAVSTAPGWSAANGPMIDEWLGWRVANPINPVAYQAQMAVGLGLLAEAACFENRLTAVQSPTLILFGAHDKVVPPGNADLLAAKIPYSQVHILPNAGHFFPIETPDEANETIIGFLRD, translated from the coding sequence ATGCCAACGCTAACCGCTAATGACATCAACATTTATTACGAAATTCATGGTTCCGGAAAACCGCTGGTATTGATTTCCGGCCTGGGCTACAACCAGTGGCAGTGGCACAAGATGGTTCCGGGGCTGGCTGAGCATTTCCAGGTCATCACCTTCGACAACCGCGGCGTGGGGCAGACAGACGCCCCGGCCGGGCCGTACAGCGCCGCCATGCTGGCCGCCGACACCATCGGCCTGCTGCGTGAATTGGGCCTGCCGAAGGCCCACGTGATGGGGCACAGCATGGGCGGTTTCATCGCCCAGGAGATGGCCCTGAGCTACCCGGAGATGGTAGATAAGCTCATTCTCGCCTCGACCAACTTCGGCGGGCCGCGCCACCAACCCATCACCCAGGAGGCGATGGCGGTCTTGATGGACGTCACCAGCGACCCGGTGACGCGCTTCAAGAATGGCCTGGCTGTTAGCACCGCGCCCGGCTGGAGCGCCGCCAACGGCCCGATGATTGACGAGTGGCTGGGATGGCGCGTCGCCAATCCCATCAACCCCGTCGCCTATCAGGCGCAAATGGCAGTTGGTTTGGGCTTGCTGGCAGAAGCGGCCTGTTTTGAGAATCGGCTAACGGCCGTGCAATCGCCCACCCTGATTCTCTTCGGCGCCCACGACAAAGTGGTGCCGCCCGGCAACGCCGACCTGCTCGCGGCCAAAATCCCGTACAGCCAGGTCCACATCCTGCCCAACGCCGGCCACTTCTTCCCCATCGAAACGCCGGACGAGGCGAATGAAACCATCATTGGATTCTTGAGAGATTAG
- a CDS encoding long-chain fatty acid--CoA ligase — MYHFDWIKRHAERTADKLALVDAYTGQQWTYAELDARINRLANFMQRQLGLQQGDRISLLAQNSADYFVILFACGRLGVILNTLNWRLTAPELAYILADCTPSVLFYEAMFAPVVDQLRPELPIKQFVVLGESAPAGEWVYEAAIQGETAVPPTSPRLTYNDTWAIIYTSGTTGHPKGAQVTYGNFFYNAIGMGQAIQLTADDVNLNVLPTFHIGGLGLYAGPTLHAGGTVVIMRAFDPAQFMALVQQYQVSVLLLVPAIYLMLSQYAGFDPAKVSGIRHWASGGSSLPPNLVHLFAAKGIIIQQGFGMTETGPTVFIITKEDAVRKAGSVGKPVLHTDVTIRDRENNVLGPNEVGELCIRGGNVTSGYWNRPEATAKALIDGWLHSGDAAMVDEEGFYTIVDRWKDMYISGGENVYPAEVENVIYGHTAVAEVAVIGVPHAKWQEVGRALIVLKEGQSATEQEIIDFCQGKLARYKIPKSVVFVDKPLPRTAAGKVLKRELREEFGEEVV; from the coding sequence ATGTACCACTTCGATTGGATTAAACGACACGCCGAACGCACGGCGGACAAGCTGGCGTTGGTGGATGCGTACACCGGACAGCAGTGGACGTATGCCGAACTGGATGCGCGCATCAACCGGCTGGCGAATTTTATGCAGCGCCAATTGGGTTTGCAGCAAGGCGACCGCATCTCCTTGCTGGCGCAGAACAGCGCCGACTATTTTGTGATTTTGTTCGCCTGCGGGCGGTTGGGAGTCATCCTCAATACGCTCAACTGGCGGCTGACCGCGCCCGAACTGGCCTACATCCTGGCCGATTGCACGCCGTCGGTGCTGTTTTATGAGGCGATGTTTGCCCCGGTGGTAGACCAACTGCGACCGGAATTGCCCATCAAGCAGTTTGTGGTACTGGGCGAGAGCGCGCCGGCGGGTGAATGGGTGTACGAAGCGGCGATTCAAGGGGAAACGGCCGTTCCGCCCACCTCCCCCCGCCTCACCTACAACGACACCTGGGCCATCATCTACACCAGCGGCACGACCGGCCATCCCAAAGGGGCGCAAGTCACCTATGGCAACTTCTTCTACAACGCCATCGGCATGGGGCAGGCCATTCAGCTAACCGCCGATGATGTGAACCTCAACGTCTTGCCCACTTTCCACATCGGCGGGCTGGGGCTGTACGCCGGGCCGACGCTGCACGCGGGCGGTACGGTGGTTATTATGCGCGCCTTCGACCCGGCGCAGTTTATGGCGCTGGTGCAGCAATATCAGGTGTCGGTGCTGCTGCTCGTCCCGGCCATCTATTTGATGCTGAGCCAGTACGCAGGTTTTGACCCGGCCAAAGTGTCTGGCATTCGCCATTGGGCCAGCGGCGGCTCGTCGCTGCCGCCCAACCTGGTGCATCTGTTCGCCGCGAAGGGCATCATCATCCAGCAAGGCTTCGGCATGACCGAAACCGGCCCGACGGTGTTCATCATCACCAAAGAAGATGCCGTGCGCAAGGCGGGTTCCGTCGGCAAACCGGTGCTGCACACCGACGTGACCATCCGCGACCGCGAGAACAACGTCCTCGGCCCGAACGAGGTGGGCGAGCTGTGCATTCGCGGCGGCAACGTCACCAGCGGCTACTGGAACCGGCCAGAAGCAACGGCCAAGGCGCTGATTGACGGCTGGCTGCATTCCGGCGACGCCGCGATGGTGGACGAGGAAGGGTTTTACACGATTGTGGATCGCTGGAAGGATATGTACATCTCCGGTGGCGAGAATGTCTACCCGGCGGAGGTGGAGAACGTGATTTATGGGCATACGGCCGTTGCCGAAGTAGCCGTCATCGGTGTGCCACACGCCAAATGGCAGGAAGTGGGCCGCGCCCTCATCGTCCTGAAGGAAGGCCAATCGGCCACCGAGCAGGAGATCATTGATTTTTGTCAGGGCAAACTGGCCCGCTACAAAATCCCCAAGTCGGTGGTTTTCGTGGACAAGCCCCTGCCGCGCACGGCGGCGGGAAAGGTGCTAAAGCGCGAACTGCGCGAAGAGTTTGGGGAAGAGGTAGTCTGA
- a CDS encoding ABC transporter ATP-binding protein, translating into MTNLLEVQNIHTFIGQFHILEGVSVAVSQGSITVLLGRNGAGKTTTLKSVIGLTPPSEGQILFEGQPIQGRRSFDIAAMGIGFVPEHRAIFRDLSVAENLKIAERQKGDLARKEELIFGLFPDLKRLIKLPGTNLSGGQQQMLAVARAMVPDNKLLLIDEPSEGLAPVIIEQMIEAIQKLSANTTVLLVEQNFVVASKLAERYVIIEEGQSVKQGLMADLVNDTETIHRYLGAA; encoded by the coding sequence ATGACAAATCTACTCGAAGTCCAAAATATCCATACCTTCATCGGGCAGTTCCACATTTTGGAAGGGGTGTCCGTGGCTGTGTCCCAGGGCAGCATTACGGTGCTGTTGGGGCGTAACGGGGCGGGCAAAACCACCACGCTCAAATCGGTCATCGGCCTGACGCCGCCCAGTGAAGGCCAAATTTTGTTTGAGGGCCAGCCAATTCAGGGGCGACGCAGCTTTGACATTGCGGCGATGGGTATTGGCTTTGTGCCGGAACACCGCGCCATCTTCCGTGATTTGAGCGTGGCCGAGAATTTGAAGATCGCCGAGCGGCAGAAGGGGGACCTGGCGCGTAAGGAAGAGCTGATTTTTGGTCTGTTTCCCGATTTGAAGCGGCTGATCAAACTGCCGGGCACGAATCTGTCTGGCGGGCAGCAGCAAATGTTGGCTGTCGCGCGGGCGATGGTTCCCGACAACAAACTGCTGCTGATTGACGAACCGAGCGAAGGGTTGGCCCCGGTCATCATCGAACAGATGATTGAGGCGATCCAGAAATTGTCCGCCAATACGACAGTGCTGTTGGTGGAGCAAAATTTCGTCGTTGCCAGCAAGCTGGCAGAGCGTTATGTCATTATTGAAGAAGGGCAGTCGGTGAAGCAGGGCTTGATGGCCGACCTGGTGAATGATACAGAGACGATCCATCGCTATTTGGGAGCAGCGTAG
- a CDS encoding phosphate acetyltransferase, whose protein sequence is MKGLTIGQSASTTRTFSPDDVAAYRRLTGDAGLQFGGVAATAVPGPLLAGMISDLLGTRLPGRGTNWLKQQLSYPAVADVGEVVTAVVTITRLRPEKDLVNLRTACTNQAGTVVCEGEALVYVRDLETSESMEELMA, encoded by the coding sequence ATGAAAGGACTAACCATCGGCCAATCGGCCAGCACGACGAGAACCTTTTCGCCCGACGATGTGGCGGCTTATCGCCGGTTGACGGGCGATGCGGGGCTGCAATTTGGTGGGGTGGCGGCCACGGCCGTGCCTGGCCCCTTGCTTGCGGGTATGATTTCTGATCTACTCGGCACGCGGCTGCCGGGGCGCGGCACGAACTGGCTGAAGCAGCAATTAAGCTATCCGGCGGTGGCAGACGTGGGGGAGGTGGTAACGGCCGTTGTCACCATCACCCGCCTGCGCCCCGAAAAAGATCTGGTCAACCTGCGTACGGCCTGCACCAATCAGGCCGGTACGGTTGTCTGTGAGGGGGAAGCCCTGGTCTACGTGAGAGACCTGGAAACGAGCGAGAGTATGGAGGAACTTATGGCATGA
- a CDS encoding MaoC family dehydratase, whose product MKFAVGQSFKSARTFLQGEYDEFARLSGDNNPIHVDPAFAAQTRFGRTVSHGMLLYGLICGVLSRHFPGAVQLEQRFTFPAPTYADEAMTINLTITELLPDEQLRLTTTIANPQGLLTCDGETVIRVPYSEIQNRKSEL is encoded by the coding sequence ATGAAATTTGCTGTTGGACAAAGTTTTAAGAGTGCCCGCACCTTTTTGCAGGGCGAGTATGATGAATTTGCCCGGCTGAGTGGGGATAACAACCCGATTCATGTGGACCCGGCGTTTGCGGCGCAGACGCGCTTTGGGCGCACGGTGTCGCATGGGATGCTGCTGTATGGCCTGATTTGCGGCGTGTTAAGCCGCCATTTTCCCGGCGCGGTGCAGCTTGAGCAGCGCTTCACCTTCCCCGCGCCCACCTACGCCGACGAGGCGATGACCATCAATCTGACCATCACCGAACTGCTGCCGGACGAACAGCTTCGCCTGACGACGACCATCGCCAACCCACAAGGGCTGTTGACGTGTGACGGCGAAACCGTCATCCGTGTACCGTATTCCGAAATCCAAAATCGAAAATCCGAATTATGA